Proteins encoded within one genomic window of Streptomyces taklimakanensis:
- a CDS encoding PucR family transcriptional regulator, which translates to MHSVVRAPVNAEAVAVLHRAARPLMDELPLLTDRVVALLREEEPAYRAASVDPEGLWQEVYRSLRHNVGSLLRPGELREAARRCSWRIGAERAEQGLPLDALMRAFRIGGAVVWQALVDRVTRHDPDGARLLVHVAAEVWDFVDEHCAVVAEAYRRTERRLTWRGENRRRLMAEALLEGTVRMADLPEVSEVLGLPERGRYAVVVVTGPGREAHRAVHRSRTPAGVRMLWHSRSDADLGVALLGGGAGAGVGIGAREGGGVGAGVGVGAREGGDAGTEGLLEKLAASLPALPGARTGIGSAVDGLAAVGDARRLAETALRSATAGGPPVLLHEHLPAALLVSSPGLAAELARRVLGPVLRLEGSDRDLLLHTLAVWLECDGSARRAGDLLFCHRNTVLNRLRRFEQLTGRSLARPHEVAELSLALTARRVLHGTAYDGGTYEGEGERTHTAV; encoded by the coding sequence ATGCACTCCGTCGTACGCGCTCCCGTGAACGCCGAGGCCGTGGCCGTACTGCACCGGGCGGCCCGCCCACTGATGGACGAACTGCCCCTGCTCACGGACCGCGTGGTCGCGCTGCTGCGCGAGGAGGAACCCGCCTACCGCGCCGCCTCCGTGGATCCGGAGGGACTGTGGCAGGAGGTGTACCGCTCGCTGCGGCACAACGTGGGCTCCCTGCTCCGCCCCGGGGAGCTGCGCGAGGCCGCCCGCCGGTGTTCGTGGCGGATCGGGGCCGAGCGCGCCGAGCAGGGCCTGCCGCTGGACGCCCTGATGCGGGCCTTCCGGATCGGCGGCGCCGTGGTCTGGCAGGCCCTGGTGGACCGGGTCACCCGACACGACCCCGACGGCGCCCGGCTGCTGGTCCACGTGGCCGCCGAGGTCTGGGACTTCGTCGACGAGCACTGCGCGGTGGTGGCCGAGGCGTACCGGCGGACCGAACGCCGGCTCACCTGGCGCGGCGAGAACCGTCGGCGGCTGATGGCCGAGGCACTGCTGGAGGGCACCGTGCGGATGGCCGACCTGCCCGAGGTCTCCGAGGTGCTGGGGCTGCCCGAGCGCGGCCGGTACGCGGTGGTGGTGGTCACCGGGCCCGGCCGGGAGGCCCACCGGGCCGTCCACCGCTCCCGGACGCCGGCGGGCGTGCGGATGCTGTGGCACTCCCGGTCCGACGCCGACCTGGGCGTCGCCCTGCTCGGCGGCGGCGCGGGCGCCGGCGTGGGCATCGGCGCGCGGGAGGGCGGGGGCGTGGGCGCCGGCGTGGGCGTCGGCGCGCGGGAGGGCGGGGACGCGGGCACCGAGGGCCTTCTGGAGAAGCTGGCCGCGTCCCTGCCCGCCCTGCCCGGAGCCCGGACCGGGATCGGATCCGCCGTGGACGGCCTGGCCGCCGTCGGCGACGCCCGTCGCCTGGCCGAGACCGCGCTGCGTTCCGCCACCGCCGGAGGGCCCCCCGTCCTGTTGCACGAGCACCTCCCGGCCGCCCTGCTGGTCTCCTCGCCCGGCCTGGCCGCCGAGTTGGCGCGGCGGGTGCTGGGGCCGGTGCTGCGGCTGGAGGGCTCCGACCGCGACCTGCTGCTGCACACGCTGGCGGTGTGGCTGGAGTGCGACGGATCGGCACGGCGGGCCGGTGACCTCCTCTTCTGCCACCGCAACACCGTCCTCAACCGGCTGCGCCGCTTCGAGCAGCTCACCGGGCGGTCCCTCGCCCGCCCCCACGAGGTGGCCGAACTCTCCCTCGCCCTGACGGCCCGCCGCGTGCTCCACGGCACGGCGTACGACGGCGGGACGTACGAGGGGGAAGGCGAGCGGACGCACACCGCGGTGTGA
- a CDS encoding sirohydrochlorin chelatase: protein MTASHPLCPASLPPLVAVAHGSRVPEAPRTVTGLLALVRSLRPGLRVVLGHVELNEPPLPDALDALPAGDAILVPLLFGRGHHVKHDLPRAAAGAAHLSVRIAAPLGPHPLLAEALAGRLAETGWTGAGRPDGGVVLAAAGSRDPESEAGARGTAALLSARLGGTPVVPAYASAAEPTVPGAVAALRAAGRRNIALASCFAAPGRFAAHCAEAVPALPAARPLGAHPALARLVLHRYDEARARAGAPALHPSRGGLARAS, encoded by the coding sequence ATGACGGCCTCGCACCCCCTTTGCCCCGCGTCCCTCCCGCCCCTGGTCGCGGTCGCCCACGGCTCCCGCGTCCCCGAGGCGCCGCGCACCGTCACCGGGCTGCTCGCGCTGGTGCGGTCGCTGCGGCCCGGACTGCGGGTGGTGCTCGGCCACGTCGAGCTGAACGAGCCGCCGCTGCCGGACGCCCTGGACGCGCTCCCGGCCGGTGACGCGATCCTGGTCCCGCTGCTCTTCGGGCGCGGCCACCACGTCAAGCACGACCTGCCGCGGGCCGCCGCCGGCGCCGCCCACCTGTCGGTGCGGATCGCGGCCCCGCTGGGCCCGCACCCCCTGCTCGCCGAGGCCCTCGCCGGCCGGTTGGCCGAGACCGGCTGGACGGGGGCCGGGCGTCCGGACGGCGGTGTGGTACTGGCCGCGGCGGGCTCCCGCGACCCGGAGTCGGAGGCGGGGGCCCGGGGCACGGCCGCCCTGCTCTCCGCCCGTCTCGGGGGGACTCCGGTCGTCCCCGCGTACGCCTCGGCCGCCGAGCCGACCGTTCCCGGCGCGGTGGCCGCCCTGCGGGCGGCGGGGCGCCGGAACATCGCCCTGGCCTCGTGCTTCGCCGCCCCCGGCCGCTTCGCCGCCCACTGCGCCGAGGCCGTCCCCGCGCTGCCCGCCGCCCGTCCGCTGGGCGCCCACCCGGCGCTGGCCCGCCTCGTCCTGCACCGTTACGACGAGGCCCGCGCGCGGGCCGGTGCCCCGGCCCTCCACCCGTCGAGGGGCGGTCTGGCCCGCGCCTCGTGA
- a CDS encoding lytic polysaccharide monooxygenase, with translation MHRTEPTSRTARRSPVRLLASLFAFALALPLAIVMTSANTAGAHGWITSPPSRQDHCATGRVTGCGGLQYEPQSVEAPKGSRLCSGGSGWTVLDDESKNWPVTQVSSSVTFQWRLTAAHRTSTWDYYVDGVLFKRFDQGNTQPPSNISHTLTGLPSGKHKILAVWNVADTVNAFYNCVDVQVGSGGDGGGGETPDPTRPAECSSAAWNPSTVYTGGQSATHRGHAWRAAWWTRGEEPGGTSGVWRDLGAC, from the coding sequence ATGCATCGAACCGAACCCACCTCCCGAACGGCGAGGCGGAGTCCCGTGAGGCTGCTGGCCTCGCTCTTCGCCTTCGCCCTGGCGTTGCCGCTCGCGATTGTCATGACTTCGGCAAACACGGCCGGTGCCCACGGCTGGATCACCTCCCCGCCCAGCCGCCAGGACCACTGCGCCACCGGCCGGGTCACCGGCTGCGGCGGCCTGCAGTACGAGCCGCAGAGCGTCGAGGCGCCCAAGGGCTCGCGGCTGTGCAGCGGCGGCAGCGGCTGGACCGTCCTGGACGACGAGAGCAAGAACTGGCCGGTGACCCAGGTGTCGAGCTCGGTCACCTTCCAGTGGCGTCTGACGGCCGCCCACCGCACCAGCACCTGGGACTACTACGTCGACGGCGTGCTGTTCAAGCGGTTCGACCAGGGCAACACCCAACCCCCGTCGAACATCTCGCACACCCTGACCGGACTGCCGAGCGGCAAGCACAAAATCCTCGCCGTGTGGAACGTCGCCGACACCGTCAACGCGTTCTACAACTGCGTGGACGTGCAGGTCGGCAGCGGCGGCGACGGTGGCGGCGGTGAGACGCCCGACCCGACCCGACCGGCCGAGTGCTCCTCCGCCGCCTGGAACCCGAGCACCGTCTACACCGGCGGTCAGTCCGCGACGCACCGCGGCCACGCCTGGCGGGCCGCCTGGTGGACGCGCGGTGAGGAGCCGGGCGGGACGTCCGGCGTCTGGCGGGACCTGGGCGCCTGCTGA
- the dnaG gene encoding DNA primase, translated as MAGRINDDDVKAVRDAVPIDAVVSEYLQLRPAGGGNLKGLCPFHDEKSPSFHVSPSKGLYHCFGCQAGGDTLDFVMKVDHLSFSEAVERLASQAGITLRYQEGGYAPGRQQGERIRLVQAHKAAARFYAEQLDGPEAEVGRRFLAERGFDRAAAEHFGVGYSPAGWDHLTRFLRGQGFSDKELILAGLAQESRNGRPIDRFRGRLMWPIRDITGEVVGFGARKLREDDNGPKYLNTPETAIYRKSQVLYGIDLAKREIAKTGRAVVVEGYTDVMACHLAGVTGAIATCGTAFGGEHIKILRRLLMDNSRSEVVFTFDGDAAGQKAALRAFEDDQKFAARTSIAITPGGMDPCELRLAQGDEAVCALVEGRSPLFEFALRSVTGRHNLDTAEGRAAALDEAAPIVARIKDGSIQHQYAVRLAGLLGILDTEFVVRRVGQLARWERERRAAGPGGSRQQHPPAGPPVPQVAPGPSPRGPRLDLRSPQRLAERELLKLALQFPQLVSPLFDAYGADEFTAAPYAAVREAVEKAGGVERADDEYLARVRDAAPDDTVRSLITELSVEPLRTPREPDQAYAGEFLVKVRLEAVNRRIAELRGTFERMVNSGDEGQGAVAEQLWTLERYGRSLRDRGADALWG; from the coding sequence GTGGCGGGACGGATCAACGACGACGACGTGAAGGCGGTGCGGGACGCGGTCCCGATCGACGCCGTCGTCTCCGAGTACCTCCAGCTCCGCCCGGCGGGCGGCGGCAACCTCAAGGGGCTGTGCCCCTTCCACGACGAGAAGTCCCCCTCCTTCCACGTCAGCCCCAGCAAGGGCCTGTACCACTGCTTCGGCTGCCAGGCCGGCGGCGACACCCTCGACTTCGTGATGAAGGTGGACCACCTCTCCTTCTCCGAGGCCGTCGAGCGGCTCGCCTCCCAGGCCGGGATCACCCTGCGCTACCAGGAGGGCGGCTACGCGCCCGGCCGTCAGCAGGGCGAGCGGATCCGACTGGTCCAGGCGCACAAGGCCGCCGCCCGCTTCTACGCCGAGCAGCTCGACGGCCCCGAGGCCGAGGTCGGCCGCCGCTTCCTCGCCGAGCGCGGCTTCGACCGGGCGGCCGCCGAACACTTCGGCGTCGGCTACTCCCCGGCCGGCTGGGACCACCTCACCCGCTTCCTGCGCGGCCAGGGCTTCAGCGACAAGGAGCTGATCCTGGCCGGCCTCGCCCAGGAGAGCCGCAACGGCCGGCCCATCGACCGCTTCCGGGGCCGCCTGATGTGGCCCATCCGCGACATCACCGGCGAGGTCGTCGGTTTCGGCGCCCGCAAGCTCCGCGAGGACGACAACGGGCCCAAGTACCTCAACACCCCCGAGACGGCGATCTACCGCAAGTCCCAGGTGTTGTACGGCATCGACCTGGCCAAGCGGGAGATCGCGAAGACCGGCCGGGCCGTGGTCGTCGAGGGGTACACGGACGTGATGGCCTGCCACCTCGCGGGCGTCACGGGCGCCATCGCGACCTGCGGCACCGCCTTCGGCGGCGAGCACATCAAGATCCTTCGGCGGCTGCTGATGGACAACTCCCGGTCGGAGGTCGTCTTCACCTTCGACGGGGACGCCGCGGGGCAGAAGGCCGCCCTGCGCGCCTTCGAGGACGACCAGAAGTTCGCCGCCCGCACCTCCATCGCCATCACCCCCGGCGGCATGGATCCGTGCGAACTGCGCCTGGCGCAGGGCGACGAGGCGGTGTGCGCCCTGGTGGAGGGCCGCTCGCCGCTGTTCGAGTTCGCCCTCCGCTCGGTCACCGGGCGGCACAACCTGGACACCGCCGAGGGGCGGGCCGCCGCCCTGGACGAGGCCGCGCCGATCGTCGCCCGGATCAAGGACGGCTCCATCCAGCACCAGTACGCCGTGCGCCTGGCCGGCCTGCTGGGCATCCTCGACACCGAGTTCGTCGTACGGCGCGTGGGGCAGCTCGCGCGCTGGGAGCGCGAGCGCCGCGCCGCCGGTCCCGGCGGCTCCCGGCAGCAGCACCCGCCGGCCGGTCCGCCCGTACCGCAGGTCGCCCCCGGCCCGTCCCCGCGCGGTCCCCGGCTGGACCTGCGCAGCCCCCAGCGGCTGGCCGAGCGCGAACTGCTCAAGCTGGCACTGCAGTTCCCGCAGCTCGTCTCCCCGCTCTTCGACGCCTACGGCGCGGACGAGTTCACCGCCGCCCCCTACGCGGCGGTGCGCGAGGCCGTCGAGAAGGCCGGGGGCGTGGAACGGGCCGACGACGAGTACCTGGCCCGGGTGCGTGACGCGGCGCCGGACGACACCGTGCGGTCGCTGATCACCGAGTTGAGCGTCGAGCCGTTGCGCACTCCGCGCGAGCCCGACCAGGCGTACGCCGGGGAGTTCCTGGTCAAGGTGCGGCTGGAGGCCGTCAACCGCCGCATCGCCGAACTGCGCGGCACCTTCGAGCGCATGGTCAACAGCGGTGACGAGGGCCAGGGCGCCGTCGCCGAACAACTGTGGACCCTGGAGCGGTACGGCCGGTCGCTGCGCGACCGCGGCGCCGACGCCCTCTGGGGCTGA
- a CDS encoding FAD-dependent oxidoreductase → MVDAHRTFVIVGGGLAGAKAAETLRAEGFTGRVILIGDERDHPYERPPLSKGYLFGTTGRADLLAHEPAWYTGAGIELHLGQPAVRLDRAARAVELGDGTRIHYDALLLATGAEPRRLDVPGTDLAGVHHLRRLAHADRLRGTLAGLGRDNGHLVVAGGGWIGLEVAAVARTYGAEVTVIEQHPTPLHSALGPELGAVLADLHGEHGVRFRFGTRITEIVGQDSQVLAVRTEDGDEHPAHAVLAAVGAVPRVSLARAAGLELAEEPVGGVVVDTSLRTGDPHVYAAGDVAALHHPLFDTRLRVEHWANALNGGPAAARAMLGREVVYDRVPYFFSDQYDTSMEYSGWAPPGSYDEVVVRGDLGKREFVAFWLSGGRVLAGLNMNVREVTGPVQELVRSGREVDRERLADPSVPLEAVAAG, encoded by the coding sequence GTGGTCGACGCACATCGCACGTTCGTCATCGTCGGTGGAGGCCTGGCCGGGGCGAAGGCGGCCGAGACCCTGCGGGCCGAGGGCTTCACGGGACGCGTCATCCTGATCGGCGACGAACGCGACCACCCCTACGAACGACCTCCTCTCTCCAAGGGCTACCTCTTCGGCACCACCGGACGCGCCGACCTCCTCGCCCACGAACCCGCCTGGTACACCGGGGCGGGGATCGAACTCCACCTGGGCCAGCCCGCCGTCCGCCTCGACCGCGCCGCGAGGGCGGTGGAGCTCGGCGACGGCACCCGGATCCACTACGACGCCCTGCTGCTGGCCACCGGCGCCGAGCCGCGCCGTCTGGACGTTCCCGGCACCGACCTGGCCGGTGTCCACCACCTGCGTCGCCTCGCCCACGCCGACCGGCTGCGCGGCACCCTGGCGGGGCTGGGCCGCGACAACGGACACCTGGTCGTCGCGGGCGGCGGCTGGATCGGTCTGGAGGTGGCGGCGGTCGCCCGCACCTACGGCGCCGAGGTCACCGTCATCGAACAGCACCCCACCCCGCTGCACTCCGCCCTCGGTCCCGAACTGGGTGCCGTCCTCGCCGATCTGCACGGCGAGCACGGGGTGCGCTTCCGGTTCGGCACCCGCATCACCGAGATCGTCGGCCAGGACAGCCAGGTGCTGGCCGTGCGGACCGAGGACGGCGACGAGCACCCGGCGCACGCCGTGCTCGCCGCCGTCGGCGCCGTGCCCCGGGTCTCCCTGGCGCGGGCCGCCGGGCTGGAGCTGGCGGAGGAGCCCGTCGGGGGCGTCGTCGTGGACACCTCGCTGCGCACCGGCGACCCGCACGTCTACGCCGCTGGCGACGTCGCCGCCCTCCACCACCCCCTGTTCGACACCCGGCTGCGGGTCGAGCACTGGGCCAACGCGTTGAACGGCGGGCCGGCCGCCGCCCGCGCCATGCTCGGCCGGGAGGTCGTCTACGACCGGGTGCCGTACTTCTTCTCCGACCAGTACGATACGAGCATGGAGTACTCCGGTTGGGCACCGCCCGGCTCCTACGACGAGGTGGTGGTCCGCGGCGACCTCGGCAAGCGGGAGTTCGTGGCGTTCTGGCTGAGCGGGGGACGGGTGCTGGCCGGGCTGAACATGAACGTGCGGGAGGTCACCGGCCCCGTTCAGGAGCTGGTCCGCTCCGGTCGCGAGGTGGACCGGGAGAGGCTGGCCGATCCCTCGGTGCCCCTGGAGGCCGTGGCCGCCGGCTGA
- a CDS encoding deoxyguanosinetriphosphate triphosphohydrolase, producing MDGNNEFPHGAGHYDEAALRRWVSEHDKRPGRTAFQRDRARVLHSAALRRLAGKTQVVTPGATAQAWDATPRTRLTHSLECAQVGRELGAALGCDPDLVEAACLAHDLGHPPFGHNGERALDEIAAPCGGFEGNAQSLRLLSRLEPKRFVEEEGGNGVVSVGLNLTRATLDAATKYPWPRGGRPGDPASRKFGVYEDDLPVFEWFRRGAPGRRRCFEAQVMDWSDDVAYSVHDVEDGLHAGHLDPNLLLAEPERREVFAVAAERYAPPDAEEAELAEALDRLLEQEWWPHGYDGTAVAQARLKDATSQLIGRFCLAAEGATRAAYGSGRLTRYAADLVVPRGTRLECDVLKAVADRYVMQRPDQERLRRDQHAVLVELAEALVARAPDGLDPQFRALFTAADDDAARLRVVVDQIASLTDASARRLHARLTGAG from the coding sequence ATGGACGGCAACAACGAGTTCCCGCACGGTGCCGGGCACTACGACGAGGCGGCACTCCGGCGGTGGGTGTCCGAGCACGACAAGCGGCCCGGCCGCACGGCCTTCCAACGCGACCGGGCCCGCGTACTGCACTCCGCCGCGCTGCGGCGGCTGGCCGGGAAGACGCAGGTCGTCACTCCCGGGGCCACCGCCCAGGCGTGGGACGCCACGCCGCGCACCCGGTTGACGCACTCGCTGGAGTGCGCCCAGGTCGGCCGGGAGCTGGGCGCCGCGCTGGGCTGCGACCCGGACCTGGTGGAGGCCGCCTGCCTCGCCCACGACCTGGGCCATCCGCCCTTCGGCCACAACGGCGAACGGGCGCTGGACGAGATCGCGGCTCCCTGCGGCGGTTTCGAGGGCAACGCCCAGTCGCTGCGGTTGCTCTCCCGGCTGGAGCCGAAACGGTTCGTCGAGGAGGAGGGCGGGAACGGCGTGGTCAGCGTCGGGCTCAACCTCACCCGCGCCACGTTGGACGCCGCCACCAAGTACCCCTGGCCGCGCGGCGGCCGTCCGGGCGATCCGGCGTCGAGGAAGTTCGGCGTCTACGAGGACGACCTGCCGGTCTTCGAGTGGTTCCGACGCGGCGCCCCCGGGCGGCGCAGGTGTTTCGAGGCACAGGTCATGGACTGGTCCGACGACGTCGCCTACTCCGTCCACGACGTCGAGGACGGTCTCCACGCCGGGCACCTGGACCCCAACCTGCTGCTGGCCGAGCCCGAGCGCCGCGAGGTCTTCGCCGTCGCCGCCGAGCGCTACGCCCCGCCCGACGCCGAGGAGGCCGAACTCGCCGAGGCCCTGGACCGGCTGCTGGAACAGGAGTGGTGGCCGCACGGCTACGACGGGACGGCCGTCGCCCAGGCCCGGCTGAAGGACGCCACCAGCCAGCTCATCGGCCGCTTCTGCCTGGCGGCCGAGGGGGCCACCCGGGCGGCGTACGGCTCGGGCCGGCTCACCCGGTACGCCGCCGACCTGGTGGTGCCGCGCGGGACGCGGCTGGAGTGCGACGTCCTCAAGGCCGTCGCCGACCGGTACGTGATGCAGCGCCCCGACCAGGAGCGCCTGCGCCGGGACCAGCACGCCGTGCTCGTCGAACTCGCCGAGGCGCTGGTCGCCCGTGCCCCGGACGGTCTGGACCCCCAGTTCCGCGCGCTGTTCACGGCGGCGGACGACGACGCGGCGCGGCTGCGGGTGGTGGTCGACCAGATCGCCTCCCTCACCGACGCCTCGGCCCGCCGTCTCCACGCCCGCCTCACCGGCGCGGGGTGA
- a CDS encoding LuxR family transcriptional regulator: MHGADVARTAVAELVGGARAGRGGALLVRGEPGHGTSTLLEHAAGAFAAEGTGGTVLRVRGVAAEAAVPYSGLHALLRPVAARLVPGTARTAALADALTLGAPATVADAGDGPVLAALAALLDGLAAEGPLLVCADDVHLLDEPSRRALGFAARRMGPPLPAAMLLGTHPEGADDPLLAGLPVLRLGPLDAAAAAALLDELLPADTDPAVREELLHTGGGNPGLLTDLVASLDPGRLTGAEPLPHPLPPAGPRLRAAVSVLAELPEATRTLLLLAAAAHELGGTADHSTLLRAAAPAGVGPDDAEPARRRGLVRHEGDALHFAHSLLRRAAYWGEPSERRRTAHRLLARALEDTGTGRPGDAPGPGPGTGTGTGTVEAAETAETAEGAPAEAPNRLLALRHRAAAADPAYGPAPRLADALAAAAHDRPATDVRLHAELSDALWRAAELTGEDTGAAGTDEVAGVRAARLTAAAEHAWSAGRPHRALRLLDRARALPVHDAARGRIELVRGLLELRNGVVTDAHEVLTHAARLLGPYDPHAARRALLHASDASWAVGDIAGLRADLARVAELRSAEEDPLLDDYRAGMDAVLSGDFARGVAPLRRVLDRAAGEGRPWRLIRAGVAALVLGDVAAAHRLDTRALAAASARGPASLVPEALEHLAYSELRAGRHRRARAHAETGLRLALRTGRSNCAAHHHAVLAMAAAVEGRADTCAEHARAAGEGAGPHGLGVAATLAQWALARCDMGRGRPHEAAARLEPLVGSGPGVGPGAGRGHFALQALAAPCLVEAAVAAGDRAVARAALERFEAWTAVTADPMAPVQLARCRALTAAPERAPALFERALEEHARIDSDFELGRTRLLHGKTLRRGRRPGAARRVLRDALLAFERCGARGWAEQARAELRATGEAAGAVVGVAEAASGVVGGGRPRTPPGSWALAGLTPQQLRIARCVAEGATNREVALRLSVSPRTVDHHLRNVFAALGIRSRVELTRVLAAAGDG, encoded by the coding sequence ATGCACGGTGCCGACGTGGCACGGACGGCCGTCGCGGAACTGGTCGGCGGCGCACGCGCGGGACGCGGCGGAGCGCTCCTGGTACGGGGCGAGCCGGGACACGGCACCAGCACCCTGTTGGAACACGCCGCCGGCGCCTTCGCGGCGGAGGGCACGGGCGGCACCGTGCTGCGCGTCCGGGGAGTGGCCGCCGAGGCCGCCGTCCCCTACAGCGGACTGCACGCCCTGCTGCGCCCGGTCGCCGCTCGGCTCGTGCCCGGCACCGCGCGGACCGCGGCCCTCGCCGACGCCCTGACGCTCGGCGCGCCGGCGACCGTCGCCGACGCCGGCGACGGCCCGGTGCTGGCCGCCCTGGCCGCGCTGTTGGACGGGCTGGCCGCCGAGGGACCGCTGCTGGTCTGTGCCGACGACGTCCACCTCCTGGACGAACCGTCCCGCCGCGCCCTGGGCTTCGCCGCCCGACGGATGGGCCCGCCACTGCCCGCCGCGATGCTGCTCGGCACCCACCCCGAGGGCGCCGACGACCCACTGCTGGCGGGGCTGCCCGTGCTCCGGCTGGGCCCCCTGGACGCGGCGGCCGCCGCCGCGCTGCTGGACGAGCTGCTGCCCGCCGACACCGACCCGGCCGTCCGGGAGGAGCTGCTGCACACCGGCGGCGGCAACCCCGGCCTCCTCACCGACCTGGTCGCCTCCCTCGACCCCGGCCGGCTCACCGGCGCCGAACCGCTGCCCCACCCCCTTCCGCCCGCCGGACCCCGGCTGCGCGCCGCCGTCTCCGTTCTGGCGGAACTGCCCGAGGCCACCCGCACCCTGCTCCTGCTGGCCGCCGCCGCGCACGAACTCGGCGGCACCGCGGACCACTCCACCCTGCTGCGCGCCGCCGCCCCCGCCGGAGTCGGACCGGACGACGCGGAACCGGCGCGGAGACGCGGACTGGTGCGCCACGAGGGGGACGCCCTGCACTTCGCCCACTCCCTGCTGCGCCGCGCCGCCTACTGGGGCGAGCCGTCCGAGCGGCGCCGCACCGCCCACCGGCTCCTGGCGCGGGCCCTGGAGGACACCGGGACCGGACGGCCGGGGGACGCCCCCGGCCCCGGCCCCGGGACGGGGACGGGGACGGGGACGGTGGAGGCGGCGGAGACGGCGGAGACGGCGGAGGGGGCGCCGGCGGAGGCGCCGAACCGGCTCCTCGCCCTGCGGCACCGCGCCGCGGCGGCCGACCCCGCGTACGGCCCCGCCCCCCGGCTCGCCGACGCCCTGGCCGCCGCCGCCCACGACCGGCCCGCCACCGACGTACGGCTCCACGCCGAACTGTCCGACGCCCTGTGGCGCGCCGCCGAACTCACCGGTGAGGACACCGGCGCCGCCGGCACCGACGAGGTCGCCGGGGTGCGCGCCGCCAGACTGACCGCCGCCGCCGAGCACGCCTGGTCGGCCGGACGCCCCCACCGGGCCCTGCGCCTGCTGGACCGGGCCCGCGCCCTGCCCGTCCACGACGCGGCGCGCGGCCGCATCGAACTCGTGCGCGGCCTCCTGGAGCTGCGCAACGGCGTGGTCACCGACGCCCACGAGGTCCTCACCCACGCCGCCCGACTGCTGGGTCCGTACGACCCGCACGCCGCGCGCCGGGCGCTGCTCCACGCGAGCGACGCGTCCTGGGCGGTCGGCGACATCGCCGGGCTGCGGGCCGACCTCGCCCGCGTCGCCGAACTGCGGTCCGCCGAGGAGGACCCGCTGCTGGACGACTACCGCGCCGGGATGGACGCGGTGCTGTCCGGGGACTTCGCCCGGGGCGTCGCCCCACTGCGCCGCGTCCTGGACCGGGCCGCCGGGGAGGGGCGGCCCTGGCGACTGATCCGCGCCGGGGTCGCCGCCCTGGTGCTCGGCGACGTCGCCGCGGCCCATCGCCTCGACACCCGTGCCCTGGCCGCCGCGAGCGCCCGCGGCCCGGCCTCCCTCGTCCCCGAGGCGCTGGAGCACCTGGCCTACAGCGAACTGCGGGCCGGCCGGCACCGCCGGGCCCGGGCCCACGCCGAGACCGGGCTGCGCCTCGCCCTGCGGACCGGTCGGAGCAACTGCGCGGCCCACCACCACGCCGTGCTGGCGATGGCCGCGGCGGTGGAGGGACGGGCGGACACCTGCGCCGAACACGCCCGCGCGGCCGGCGAGGGGGCGGGGCCGCACGGTCTGGGCGTCGCCGCCACGCTGGCCCAGTGGGCGCTGGCCCGGTGCGACATGGGGCGCGGACGTCCGCACGAGGCGGCCGCCCGGCTGGAGCCGCTGGTGGGCTCCGGGCCGGGGGTGGGGCCCGGGGCCGGGCGGGGGCACTTCGCGCTCCAGGCGCTCGCCGCGCCGTGCCTGGTCGAGGCGGCGGTGGCGGCGGGGGACCGGGCGGTGGCCCGTGCCGCGCTGGAGCGCTTCGAGGCGTGGACGGCCGTCACCGCCGACCCGATGGCGCCCGTCCAGCTCGCCCGCTGCCGTGCCCTGACGGCCGCGCCGGAGCGGGCACCCGCGCTGTTCGAGCGGGCGCTGGAGGAACACGCGCGGATCGACAGCGACTTCGAGCTCGGCCGCACTCGGCTGCTGCACGGCAAGACCCTGCGGCGCGGCCGGCGTCCGGGCGCGGCCCGCCGGGTGCTGCGCGACGCGCTGCTGGCCTTCGAGCGGTGCGGGGCCCGCGGCTGGGCCGAGCAGGCCCGCGCCGAACTGCGCGCCACCGGCGAGGCGGCGGGAGCGGTGGTGGGGGTGGCGGAGGCGGCGTCCGGGGTCGTCGGGGGCGGACGGCCGCGGACACCGCCCGGGTCCTGGGCGCTGGCCGGTCTGACCCCCCAGCAGTTGCGCATCGCCCGGTGCGTGGCGGAGGGCGCCACCAACCGGGAGGTGGCGCTGCGGCTCTCGGTCAGCCCCCGCACGGTCGATCACCACCTGCGGAACGTCTTCGCGGCCCTGGGCATCCGTTCCCGGGTCGAACTCACCCGCGTCCTGGCGGCGGCGGGCGACGGCTGA